The proteins below come from a single Balaenoptera musculus isolate JJ_BM4_2016_0621 chromosome 1, mBalMus1.pri.v3, whole genome shotgun sequence genomic window:
- the LOC118900489 gene encoding ras-related GTP-binding protein C-like, protein MSLQYGAEETPLAGSYGPADSFPKDFGCGVEEEEEEAAAAGGGVGARAGRGCGPGRGWGGGADSSKPRILLVGLRRSGKSSIQKVVFHKMSPNETLFLESTNKIYKDDISNSSFVNFQIWDFPGQMDFFDPTFDYEMIFRGTGALIYDIDAQDNYMEALTRLHITVSKAYEVNPDVNFEVFIHKVDGLSDDHKIETQMDIHQRANDDLADAGLEKLHLSFYWTSIYDHSIFEAFSKVVQKLIPQLPTLENLLNIFISNSGIEKAFLFDAVSKIYIATDSSPVDTQSYELCCDMIDVVIDVSCIYGLKEDGSGSAYDKESMAIIKLNNTTVLYLKEVTKFLALVCILREESFERKGLIDYNFHCFRKAIHEVFEVGVTSHRSCGHQTSAPSLKALTHNGTPRNAI, encoded by the coding sequence ATGTCCCTGCAGTACGGGGCGGAGGAGACGCCCCTCGCCGGCAGTTATGGCCCGGCGGACTCGTTCCCAAAGGACTTCGGCTGCGGcgtggaggaggaagaagaggaggcgGCAGCCGCGGGCGGCGGGGTTGGGGCGCGGGCCGGCCGAGGCTGTGGCccgggccgggggtggggggggggcgctgaCAGCTCCAAGCCTAGGATTCTGCTCGTGGGGCTCAGGCGCAGCGGCAAGTCCTCCATCCAGAAGGTGGTGTTTCATAAAATGTCACCCAACGAGACCCTCTTTTTGGAAAGTACCAACAAGATTTACAAAGATGACATTTCAAATAGCTCCTTTGTGAATTTCCAAATATGGGATTTTCCTGGGCAAATGGACTTTTTCGACCCTACTTTTGACTACGAGATGATCTTCAGGGGAACAGGAGCTTTGATATATGACATTGATGCACAGGATAACTACATGGAGGCTTTAACAAGACTTCACATTACTGTTTCTAAAGCCTACGAAGTTAACCCAGACGTGAATTTTGAGGTTTTTATTCACAAAGTTGATGGTCTGTCTGATGATcacaaaatagaaacacagatggaCATTCATCAAAGGGCCAATGACGACCTTGCAGATGCTGGGCTAGAAAAACTCCACCTTAGCTTTTATTGGACTAGTATCTATGACCATTCAATATTTGAAGCCTTTAGTAAGGTGGTGCAGAAACTTATCCCACAACTACCGACCTTGGAAAATCTATTAAATATCTTTATATCAAATTCAGGTATTGAAAAAGCTTTTCTCTTCGATGCCGTCAGCAAAATCTACATTGCAACAGACAGTTCTCCTGTGGATACGCAGTCGTATGAACTGTGCTGTGACATGATTGATGTTGTAATTGATGTGTCTTGTATATATGGGTTAAAGGAAGATGGAAGTGGAAGTGCTTATGACAAAGAATCTATGGCCATCATCAAGCTGAATAACACAACGGTCCTGTATTTAAAGGAGGTGACTAAATTTTTGGCACTGGTCTGCATCCTTAGGGAAGAAAGTTTTGAACGAAAAGGTTTAATAGACTACAACTTCCATTGTTTCCGAAAAGCTATTCATGAGGTTTTTGAGGTGGGTGTGACTTCTCACAGGAGCTGTGGTCACCAGACCAGTGCCCCCAGCCTGAAAGCGTTGACACACAATGGCACGCCGCGAAATGCCATCTAG